One genomic segment of candidate division KSB1 bacterium includes these proteins:
- the rplJ gene encoding 50S ribosomal protein L10 gives MAKPEKEQKVEEIVAKLKSASGVYVADYQGLNVAEISDLRSKLRESKVEFTVVKNTLARISLDRVGLSELGKYLTGPTALAFCLADPIQGAKILFDYHRQNEKLGLKACVFDNQVYDKSYIEQIAKLPSPETIKAQAIGMLSAPLRNFVGVLNNLLSSLVVVLSEIQKQRETKVDN, from the coding sequence ATGGCTAAACCAGAAAAAGAGCAAAAAGTGGAAGAGATCGTAGCGAAGCTCAAATCGGCGTCTGGGGTTTATGTGGCAGATTATCAGGGCTTGAATGTCGCGGAGATCAGCGATTTACGAAGCAAGCTACGAGAATCAAAAGTGGAATTTACCGTTGTCAAAAATACATTGGCGCGGATTTCTTTGGATCGTGTAGGGTTGTCGGAGTTAGGCAAATATCTGACTGGCCCGACTGCTCTGGCGTTTTGTTTGGCAGATCCAATTCAGGGCGCGAAGATTTTGTTCGATTATCATCGACAAAATGAAAAGCTTGGGCTGAAAGCTTGTGTATTCGATAATCAAGTTTATGATAAGAGCTACATTGAGCAGATCGCCAAATTGCCGAGCCCTGAAACGATCAAAGCCCAGGCGATCGGAATGCTCTCTGCCCCATTGAGAAATTTCGTGGGAGTGTTGAACAATTTATTAAGCTCATTGGTTGTCGTGCTATCTGAAATTCAAAAGCAACGAGAAACAAAAGTCGACAATTAG
- the rplL gene encoding 50S ribosomal protein L7/L12 → MSKIVETIGNLTVLELVELIKALEDKFGVSAQAAVMAPVAMPGVGPAAAAQPQAEEKTEFDVILSNVGDKKIQVIKVVREITSLGLKEAKDLVDSAPKPIKEGVSKEEAETIKKKFEEVGATVEIK, encoded by the coding sequence GTGAGTAAGATCGTCGAGACGATTGGAAATTTGACCGTGTTGGAATTGGTTGAATTGATCAAAGCATTAGAGGATAAATTTGGTGTTTCGGCGCAAGCGGCTGTCATGGCTCCGGTGGCAATGCCGGGTGTTGGTCCAGCGGCGGCGGCTCAGCCTCAAGCTGAAGAAAAGACCGAATTCGACGTGATTCTCTCCAATGTCGGCGACAAGAAAATCCAGGTCATTAAGGTGGTCCGTGAAATCACTTCGCTTGGATTAAAAGAAGCCAAGGACCTGGTCGATTCAGCCCCGAAGCCAATTAAAGAAGGCGTTTCTAAGGAAGAAGCTGAGACGATCAAAAAGAAATTTGAAGAAGTTGGCGCCACGGTTGAAATTAAGTAG
- the rpoB gene encoding DNA-directed RNA polymerase subunit beta: protein MLMTKKNRKSFAKIASVAELPDLLNIQLQSFQEFLQPDVDPEKRENKGLQAVFNSIFPIVDSRENFILEFVAYYIEKPKYTVKECQERGGTYSVPLKAKLRLSIKDPDSGSEEISDTIEQVVYLGNIPVMTNRGTFIINGAERIVVSQLHRSPGVFFDEMKHPNGAKMYSARIIPLRGSWLEFLTDINDVMYVYIDRRKKFAVTTLLRALGYSSDLQLYQLFDMVEEIQLNDPKIEEYIGRTVLLDVIDYETGEIVLERGSVFDADALLRLRETNISSIKFLKQSGTLSPEVMNNTLSKDPSKSEEEALTLIYRQLRSGDPPDIETARALVDRLFFNPKRYDLGDVGRYRLNKKLGLKINPNITVLTRDDIIAITKYLIDLRNGKRSPDDIDHLGNRRIKTVGEQLAAQMSVGLSRMARTVKERMNLRENENLTPQDLINARTILSVINTFFGTSQLSQFMDQTNPLAEMTHKRRLSALGPGGLTRERAGFEVRDVHYTHYGRLCPIETPEGPNIGLISSLTTFARINELGFIETPYRKVVNGRVTNEIEYLSADDEEQLYIAQANAPIDDEGRFLEERVQVRRQGDFPLVSPNMVNYMDVSPTQMVSAAASLIPFLEHDDANRALMGSNMQRQAVPLLKPEAPLVGTGMEEKVARDSRALIICKHDGIVEKVSANEIVVRCTEDPNTSELDRQRLLDFDRDEFDRYELDKFVRTNQDTCINQIPCVKAGDRVKAGDVLADGCATQGGELALGKNVLVAFMPWRGYNFEDAIVISERIVQEDIFTSIHIEQFELQVRDTKRGEEELTREIPNISEEATKDLDENGIVRVGAEVKENDILVGKVTPKGETDPTPEEKLLKAIFGEKAGDVKDASLKAPPGLKGVVIDTKLFSRKKRDAKTKRQDKKKTEELEQWLTAEKQRIRRLRDSKLITVLDGQSSAGIRDIETGKVVIRAKAILKKEALAEIDFDRLDLTKPLVEDEERNKLISEILEKYYERLAALDEEYETRKFKITVGDELPPGIVQLAKVYVAKKRKLMVGDKMAGRHGNKGVVAKIVPVEDMPFMEDGTPVDVVLNPLGVPSRMNLGQIMETNLGWAAKMLGLSYASPVFDGASEEEIRKEMEKAGLPLSGKTILYDGQTGEPFDNPVTVGYIYMMKLSHLVEDKIHARSIGPYSLITQQPLGGKAQFGGQRFGEMEVWALEAYGAAHTLQEILTVKSDDVRGRSKVYEAIVKGDNLPEPGLPESFNVLIRELMGLGLDVELLDIKDGRP from the coding sequence ATGCTGATGACAAAAAAGAACAGAAAGTCATTTGCAAAAATTGCATCAGTTGCAGAATTGCCGGATTTGCTCAATATCCAATTGCAATCGTTCCAAGAATTTTTGCAGCCCGATGTCGATCCTGAAAAGCGGGAGAACAAAGGGTTACAGGCGGTTTTTAACAGTATTTTTCCAATAGTTGACAGCCGAGAGAATTTCATCCTCGAGTTTGTCGCTTATTATATCGAAAAGCCGAAATATACGGTTAAAGAGTGCCAGGAACGGGGTGGCACCTATTCAGTTCCGCTGAAAGCGAAATTGCGCCTATCGATTAAAGACCCTGATAGTGGCAGCGAAGAGATCAGCGATACGATCGAACAGGTGGTCTACCTGGGCAATATTCCGGTCATGACCAATCGGGGCACGTTTATCATTAACGGGGCTGAGCGAATAGTGGTGAGCCAGTTGCATCGCTCGCCTGGTGTGTTTTTTGATGAGATGAAGCATCCGAACGGGGCCAAAATGTATTCGGCCAGAATCATTCCGCTCCGTGGGTCTTGGTTGGAATTTTTGACGGACATCAATGACGTCATGTACGTCTATATTGATCGACGGAAAAAATTCGCTGTGACCACCTTGCTTCGTGCGCTCGGCTACTCATCAGATCTGCAACTGTACCAGTTGTTTGACATGGTGGAAGAGATTCAACTCAATGACCCCAAAATTGAGGAATATATCGGCCGAACCGTTCTGCTTGACGTGATCGATTATGAGACCGGTGAGATTGTGTTGGAGCGCGGCTCTGTGTTCGATGCAGACGCATTGCTCCGGCTCCGAGAAACCAATATCTCCAGCATCAAATTTTTAAAGCAGAGCGGAACGCTCTCGCCTGAGGTGATGAATAACACCCTCAGCAAAGACCCATCTAAATCTGAGGAAGAAGCTCTCACATTGATCTATCGGCAATTGCGATCGGGTGATCCACCAGATATTGAAACGGCGCGAGCATTGGTCGATCGGCTGTTTTTCAATCCGAAGCGGTACGATCTGGGCGATGTGGGGCGTTATCGATTAAATAAAAAGCTGGGCCTGAAGATCAACCCCAACATCACGGTGCTGACGCGGGATGATATTATTGCCATCACCAAATATTTAATCGATCTGCGGAATGGCAAGCGTTCCCCTGATGACATCGATCATCTTGGCAACCGACGTATCAAGACTGTGGGTGAACAACTGGCGGCGCAGATGAGCGTTGGCCTCTCGCGAATGGCGCGGACGGTTAAGGAACGGATGAATCTGCGGGAAAATGAGAACCTGACTCCCCAGGATCTGATCAATGCGCGGACGATCCTGTCGGTGATCAATACATTTTTTGGTACCAGCCAGTTGTCCCAATTTATGGATCAGACCAATCCATTAGCAGAGATGACCCATAAGCGTCGTCTTTCAGCGCTGGGTCCTGGTGGATTGACGCGCGAGCGCGCTGGTTTTGAAGTGCGTGATGTTCATTATACCCATTATGGTCGACTGTGTCCCATCGAGACCCCAGAAGGTCCCAATATCGGCCTGATCTCGTCATTGACGACGTTTGCGCGCATCAATGAACTTGGTTTCATCGAAACCCCCTATCGGAAAGTGGTAAACGGCCGTGTGACCAACGAGATCGAATATCTATCTGCTGATGATGAGGAACAACTGTATATCGCTCAAGCGAATGCCCCCATTGACGACGAAGGCCGGTTTTTGGAGGAACGTGTCCAAGTTCGGAGGCAGGGAGATTTCCCATTGGTCTCCCCCAATATGGTGAATTATATGGACGTTTCTCCGACCCAGATGGTGTCTGCGGCCGCGTCGTTGATCCCTTTCCTCGAGCATGATGACGCCAATAGGGCTTTGATGGGATCGAATATGCAGCGCCAAGCAGTACCGTTGCTCAAGCCTGAAGCGCCGCTGGTTGGGACCGGAATGGAAGAGAAGGTCGCCCGAGACTCTCGTGCCCTGATCATATGCAAACACGATGGGATTGTGGAAAAGGTCTCAGCCAATGAAATCGTAGTTCGCTGCACCGAAGACCCCAACACTTCAGAGCTCGATCGGCAGAGATTATTGGACTTTGATCGGGATGAATTTGATCGCTATGAATTAGATAAATTTGTTCGGACCAACCAGGATACTTGTATCAATCAGATCCCATGCGTGAAAGCTGGAGATCGGGTGAAAGCAGGGGATGTTCTTGCGGATGGATGTGCCACTCAGGGTGGAGAATTGGCGTTAGGCAAAAATGTCCTGGTGGCTTTCATGCCGTGGCGGGGCTATAATTTTGAAGATGCCATTGTGATCTCTGAGCGGATTGTTCAGGAAGATATTTTCACTTCCATCCATATTGAACAATTTGAGCTTCAAGTGCGCGATACCAAACGGGGCGAAGAAGAACTGACCCGTGAGATTCCCAATATTAGCGAAGAGGCCACAAAAGATTTGGATGAGAACGGGATTGTTCGCGTTGGAGCCGAGGTCAAAGAGAACGATATCCTGGTTGGTAAAGTGACCCCAAAAGGCGAAACAGATCCAACGCCAGAAGAAAAGCTTTTGAAGGCGATCTTTGGTGAGAAGGCAGGCGATGTCAAAGACGCGTCTTTGAAAGCGCCCCCAGGACTTAAAGGAGTGGTGATCGATACCAAATTGTTCTCGCGAAAGAAGCGGGACGCGAAAACGAAACGACAAGATAAAAAGAAAACCGAAGAGCTGGAACAATGGCTCACTGCTGAGAAGCAGCGCATCCGACGCCTGAGAGACAGTAAGCTGATCACGGTTTTGGACGGTCAATCGTCTGCTGGAATCCGTGATATTGAAACGGGAAAGGTGGTCATTCGGGCGAAAGCCATTCTGAAGAAAGAGGCTTTGGCCGAGATCGACTTTGACCGACTGGACCTGACCAAGCCACTGGTGGAAGATGAGGAACGCAATAAGCTGATCAGTGAAATATTAGAGAAATATTATGAGCGGCTGGCAGCATTAGACGAGGAATATGAGACCCGAAAGTTTAAGATCACTGTTGGTGATGAATTGCCGCCAGGTATCGTTCAATTGGCCAAAGTCTATGTTGCCAAAAAGCGAAAACTCATGGTGGGCGATAAGATGGCAGGCCGGCACGGAAACAAGGGTGTAGTCGCCAAGATCGTCCCCGTCGAAGATATGCCGTTCATGGAGGATGGGACTCCCGTGGATGTGGTGCTCAATCCTTTGGGGGTGCCGTCGCGAATGAATTTGGGCCAGATTATGGAGACCAATTTGGGTTGGGCGGCGAAAATGCTTGGCCTCAGTTACGCTTCTCCGGTGTTCGATGGCGCCAGCGAAGAGGAAATTCGGAAGGAGATGGAGAAAGCTGGTCTACCATTGAGCGGCAAAACCATCCTGTATGACGGGCAAACAGGTGAGCCGTTCGATAACCCAGTCACAGTCGGCTACATTTACATGATGAAGCTCTCTCATTTAGTGGAAGATAAAATTCATGCGCGTTCCATTGGACCATACTCGCTGATCACTCAGCAACCTTTGGGGGGCAAAGCCCAATTTGGTGGCCAACGGTTCGGCGAAATGGAGGTCTGGGCGCTTGAGGCGTATGGCGCAGCTCATACCTTGCAAGAGATCCTTACGGTCAAATCGGATGACGTTCGAGGTCGCTCCAAGGTTTACGAGGCGATCGTGAAAGGGGATAATTTGCCAGAACCGGGACTGCCAGAATCGTTCAACGTATTGATTCGAGAGCTGATGGGATTGGGGTTGGATGTTGAACTCCTGGATATCAAAGATGGTCGTCCCTAA
- the rpoC gene encoding DNA-directed RNA polymerase subunit beta' has protein sequence MSLRPEMSSKMNFTAISINLSSPDKILERSHGEVTKPETINYRSFKPEKDGLFCEKIFGPVRDWECHCGKYKRIRYKGIICDRCGVEVTMKSVRRERMGHITLAVPVVHIWYWKSLPSKIGYILGMSMAELEKIIYYESYVVIQPGKTGLKPKELISEDEYFRIISEFPEITDESVPEEERFIVKIGGEAILDLLKRTDIDKLSEELRHQILVDSSIQRKNEALKRLKVIEAFKRSRFHKENKPEWMVMTVIPVIPPELRPLVPLEGGRFATSDLNDLYRRVIIRNNRLKKLLEIKAPEVILRNEKRMLQEAVDSLFDNGRKAAAVRSDGNRALKSLSDMLRGKQGRFRQNLLGKRIDYSGRSVIVVGPELKMHECGLPKEMALELFKPFVIRKLVSRGLVKTVKSAKKMVEKRGNEVWEILEEIIEDHPILLNRAPTLHRLGIQAFQPVLIEGKAIQIHPLVCAAFNADFDGDQMAVHIPLSFYAQVETKILMLSTHNILSPANGRPIAIPSQDMVLGCYYLTKAKPGDLGEGKMFSSPEEVLLAYENKAVGLHAKIKVRMNGKLIETTTGRVIFNQIVPEGIEYINELLTKKRLEEIVANIYSKLGNLVTAVFLDKIKELGFYYAMKGGITIGMDDVITPEEKPQILQKRMAEVEKIMKQYENQIITDGERYNKIIDIWTHTTSDVAETMWEKLKKADNGFNPIYMMADSGARGSREQIRQLAAMRGLMAKPQKKMTGEMGEIIENPIMSNFKEGLTVLEYFISTHGARKGLADTALKTADAGYLTRRLVDVAQDVIISEEDCGTILGLRIGDLKEGEEVIEPLRDRILGRVAAEDVFDEKGNVLVEAGKLIDEETADLIYNAGIETVNIRSVLTCESKRGVCRLCYGRNLATGKLVNIGEAVGVMAAQSIGEPGTQLTLRTFHIGGTAARIAAQSQATAKQDGIVVYENLRYVERNEGYYIAIARNGKIKLLDDDNRTLSVYIVPYGAEILVKANDRVTKGQVMFRWDPYVTGILAFHSGRVEFIDIIENVTYREEADEATGLRQRVVIESRNRSLSPQIRIVDEQGNELSSYILPIRASIQVKEGDMVKAGDYLVKIPREIAKTRDITGGLPRVAELFEARRPKEPAIVSEIDGRVKFGEIRRGVRKITVTSRDGQEEKVYQIPYGKHILVHDGDFVEAGEKLCEGSVAPHDILNIMGANKVQEYLVNEIQEVYRLQGVRINDKHIEVIVRQMLQKIKVEDPGDTYYLPGDQVDRLTFQEENNKIRGMVVITDPGDADVKVNDLMTRTEFDRMNQKLTKAKKTPAKARPARPATFQPLLLGITKASLTTESFISAASFQETTRVLTDASIEGKIDYLRGLKENVVMGNLIPAGTGLSKYKKIKVYSPMEEEEPPKEPAKPEDATKAEELTM, from the coding sequence ATGTCATTACGACCCGAAATGAGCAGCAAGATGAATTTTACGGCGATATCGATCAACCTCTCGTCGCCGGATAAGATTCTTGAGCGTTCCCATGGAGAGGTGACCAAGCCCGAGACGATCAATTATCGCTCGTTCAAACCGGAGAAGGATGGTCTTTTTTGCGAAAAGATCTTTGGTCCGGTTCGCGATTGGGAATGTCATTGTGGAAAATATAAGCGGATTCGATATAAAGGGATTATTTGCGATCGCTGTGGTGTTGAAGTGACCATGAAAAGCGTTCGTCGCGAACGCATGGGGCATATAACATTAGCTGTGCCAGTGGTTCATATTTGGTATTGGAAATCGCTTCCATCGAAGATCGGCTATATTTTGGGAATGAGTATGGCCGAGCTGGAAAAGATTATTTACTATGAATCATATGTGGTCATTCAACCTGGGAAAACTGGTTTAAAGCCCAAAGAATTGATCAGTGAAGACGAATATTTCAGGATCATCAGTGAATTCCCAGAAATCACTGACGAGTCGGTGCCAGAGGAAGAGCGGTTTATCGTAAAGATCGGAGGGGAAGCCATTTTAGATCTGCTCAAGCGGACCGATATCGATAAGCTGTCTGAGGAGCTTCGGCATCAGATTCTAGTGGATTCTTCGATTCAACGCAAAAATGAGGCTTTGAAACGGCTGAAGGTGATTGAGGCGTTCAAGCGAAGCCGGTTTCACAAAGAGAACAAGCCAGAATGGATGGTGATGACTGTTATCCCAGTCATCCCTCCAGAACTACGGCCATTGGTCCCATTAGAAGGTGGTCGCTTTGCGACTTCGGATTTGAACGATCTTTATCGCCGCGTTATCATTCGAAACAATCGTCTGAAAAAGCTTCTGGAGATCAAGGCCCCGGAAGTGATTTTGCGCAACGAAAAACGAATGCTGCAAGAAGCGGTGGATTCGTTGTTCGATAATGGGCGCAAGGCTGCGGCTGTTCGATCCGATGGGAATCGGGCTCTGAAGTCGTTGTCCGATATGCTGCGCGGAAAACAAGGTCGGTTCCGTCAGAATTTGTTAGGCAAACGAATTGATTATTCAGGCCGCTCTGTAATCGTTGTTGGTCCCGAATTAAAGATGCACGAATGCGGCCTTCCTAAGGAAATGGCGTTGGAGCTGTTCAAACCGTTTGTGATTCGCAAACTGGTCTCGCGTGGATTGGTAAAGACGGTGAAGAGCGCCAAAAAGATGGTTGAAAAACGGGGCAACGAAGTATGGGAGATTCTTGAGGAGATCATCGAAGATCATCCTATCTTGTTGAACCGTGCCCCGACGTTGCACCGATTGGGCATTCAGGCATTTCAGCCAGTTCTTATTGAAGGAAAAGCCATTCAGATTCATCCCCTCGTTTGCGCGGCGTTCAATGCCGATTTCGACGGGGATCAAATGGCAGTTCATATTCCGTTGTCGTTTTACGCCCAGGTCGAGACCAAGATTCTGATGCTATCGACCCATAATATTCTTTCCCCGGCAAATGGTCGTCCCATTGCCATTCCCAGCCAGGATATGGTGCTCGGATGTTATTATTTGACAAAAGCGAAACCCGGGGATCTCGGAGAGGGCAAAATGTTCTCTAGTCCTGAAGAGGTTCTCCTGGCCTATGAAAATAAAGCGGTCGGGCTTCATGCGAAAATTAAGGTGCGGATGAATGGCAAATTGATCGAAACCACCACAGGACGAGTGATTTTCAATCAGATCGTCCCAGAGGGGATCGAGTATATCAATGAACTGCTGACCAAGAAACGATTAGAAGAGATAGTTGCCAATATCTATAGCAAGTTGGGAAACTTGGTCACGGCGGTTTTCTTGGATAAGATCAAGGAACTCGGCTTTTATTATGCCATGAAGGGTGGTATTACCATCGGCATGGACGACGTCATTACGCCAGAGGAAAAGCCGCAGATCTTGCAGAAGCGCATGGCCGAAGTTGAGAAGATCATGAAGCAGTATGAGAATCAGATTATCACTGATGGGGAGCGCTACAATAAGATCATCGATATCTGGACGCATACCACCAGCGATGTGGCTGAGACCATGTGGGAAAAATTAAAGAAAGCCGATAACGGCTTTAATCCGATCTACATGATGGCTGACTCTGGCGCTCGGGGGTCCCGAGAGCAGATCCGTCAATTGGCAGCGATGCGTGGCTTAATGGCTAAACCGCAGAAAAAGATGACCGGTGAGATGGGCGAGATTATTGAGAATCCCATCATGTCCAATTTCAAGGAAGGACTGACCGTGTTGGAATATTTCATTTCCACACACGGGGCTCGGAAAGGTTTGGCCGATACCGCGCTGAAAACGGCTGACGCTGGATATCTCACGCGTCGCCTGGTGGATGTGGCTCAGGATGTCATCATCAGTGAAGAGGATTGTGGGACCATTTTGGGATTGCGGATCGGCGATCTCAAAGAGGGTGAGGAAGTCATTGAGCCGTTGCGTGATCGAATTTTGGGCCGTGTGGCTGCTGAGGACGTGTTCGATGAAAAAGGCAATGTATTAGTTGAAGCAGGCAAGCTCATCGACGAGGAGACAGCAGATCTCATTTATAACGCCGGCATTGAGACCGTGAACATTCGTTCAGTATTGACCTGCGAGTCCAAGCGAGGCGTTTGTCGCCTCTGTTACGGCAGAAATCTGGCCACTGGAAAACTGGTCAATATCGGTGAAGCGGTAGGTGTCATGGCGGCACAATCTATTGGAGAACCGGGGACACAGCTCACACTGCGAACGTTCCATATCGGTGGTACTGCTGCTCGAATTGCCGCTCAGTCCCAGGCTACTGCGAAACAGGATGGGATCGTCGTCTATGAGAACCTCCGTTATGTGGAACGCAATGAAGGCTACTATATAGCAATTGCCCGGAACGGAAAAATCAAACTGCTTGATGATGATAATCGGACGCTATCGGTCTACATTGTCCCCTATGGCGCTGAGATTTTGGTGAAAGCAAATGATCGGGTCACGAAGGGGCAGGTCATGTTCCGATGGGATCCCTATGTGACCGGAATTTTAGCATTTCACTCCGGCCGCGTTGAATTTATTGATATCATTGAGAACGTTACTTATCGCGAAGAGGCTGACGAAGCGACGGGATTGCGGCAGCGGGTGGTGATCGAGTCGCGCAACCGAAGTTTAAGTCCACAGATTCGGATCGTGGACGAACAGGGCAACGAGCTGAGCTCATATATTCTGCCAATTCGAGCCTCGATCCAGGTGAAAGAGGGTGATATGGTGAAAGCAGGCGATTATCTGGTGAAGATCCCGCGCGAGATCGCGAAAACAAGGGACATCACGGGTGGTTTGCCCCGCGTGGCGGAATTGTTTGAAGCTCGTCGCCCCAAAGAGCCTGCCATTGTAAGCGAAATCGATGGTCGCGTCAAATTCGGTGAAATCCGTCGTGGAGTCCGAAAAATCACGGTGACATCGCGCGACGGTCAGGAGGAGAAGGTTTATCAGATCCCGTATGGGAAACATATTCTGGTTCATGACGGCGATTTTGTCGAAGCTGGAGAGAAACTCTGTGAAGGTTCTGTTGCTCCGCATGATATTCTGAATATCATGGGCGCCAATAAGGTCCAGGAATATCTGGTGAACGAAATCCAAGAGGTCTATCGGCTTCAGGGCGTCCGGATCAATGATAAGCACATCGAGGTGATCGTCCGTCAAATGCTCCAGAAGATCAAGGTTGAGGATCCTGGTGATACCTATTACCTACCTGGAGATCAGGTGGACCGACTGACATTTCAGGAGGAAAATAATAAGATTCGCGGGATGGTTGTGATCACAGATCCTGGGGATGCTGATGT